One Paenibacillus sp. FSL H7-0737 DNA segment encodes these proteins:
- a CDS encoding aminoglycoside phosphotransferase family protein, whose amino-acid sequence MRTPITNVNWLEHHEIMDELLYHEASLTTHPMDDGFEAEVLKINLDRESYVLKTWSKSSKPDVQFQYRLLEVLSEQGVAVSKPVGWGINPDGNKVLLTSFDGTPIHKVNNKTMKELASILARIHQIDIAELEHIQLPKYDFIDYFFPEVREHTDHNQAVISLVEQTPMRQDRIIHGDFHLGNIVEEQQRFTVIDWTNGQLGDPRYDFAWSFILLKIHISERYADMFRSAYLLDNFMEQEELEVF is encoded by the coding sequence TTGAGAACCCCTATAACTAATGTAAACTGGCTTGAACACCATGAAATCATGGATGAGCTACTCTATCATGAAGCCAGCTTAACCACGCATCCGATGGATGATGGCTTTGAAGCTGAGGTTCTAAAGATCAATCTAGATCGGGAAAGCTATGTCTTGAAAACATGGAGTAAGAGCTCCAAACCAGATGTTCAGTTTCAATACCGTTTATTGGAGGTCCTGTCTGAACAAGGGGTAGCCGTCTCTAAACCAGTGGGTTGGGGAATCAATCCGGACGGGAATAAGGTGTTGTTAACAAGCTTTGACGGAACGCCAATTCATAAAGTGAATAATAAGACAATGAAGGAGCTCGCGAGCATTTTAGCCAGAATTCATCAAATAGATATCGCTGAGCTGGAACATATACAACTACCTAAGTACGATTTCATCGACTACTTTTTTCCTGAAGTGAGAGAGCATACAGACCATAATCAAGCTGTGATTTCTCTAGTGGAGCAAACGCCTATGAGACAAGATCGTATCATTCATGGAGATTTTCATTTAGGAAATATAGTAGAGGAACAACAGCGATTTACCGTCATCGATTGGACGAACGGCCAGTTGGGAGATCCTAGATATGATTTTGCATGGTCATTTATTCTGCTGAAAATCCACATCTCTGAGCGTTACGCTGATATGTTCCGTTCTGCTTATCTATTGGACAATTTTATGGAGCAGGAAGAGCTTGAGGTGTTCTAA
- a CDS encoding M50 family metallopeptidase, which produces MEGLLQVKQYETRQELDVDGNSFYILSFDQSSHIKVSPRAKEIIDKLDGTNTNDEIINDLNAKGISITDKEFDYFIKKFLVPKNMMANSSSKSGEKKKSYLWLHLPIIESSKFRGLYSILKYLLYSRWVVLPLLIIVSICGVFSVIHLSKYPTDIFNTLNTILVIFLVYLSMFIHELGHATAAYKYDVSVGKIGIGIYLTYFVFFIDMTNTWRLDKHKRIINDVSGMYFQVLTTIPIFVCYMISHNISLLIAIVLILMTSAMNLIPFLRMDGYWLLSDYLNVQNIQVKAFKSIKEMAVEIINAKRARKMDEHYSISKSVYVYGIYSSVYVLTTCLIILSLLYSVIGLIHNHDLLINKFISLQQNIIHGNISNVLVDLNNLFILFIPVIFVVSLLASFFKRLYLTLKIKGGLKA; this is translated from the coding sequence ATGGAGGGGTTGTTACAAGTAAAGCAATATGAAACTAGACAAGAACTTGATGTAGACGGTAATAGCTTTTATATATTATCGTTTGATCAATCTAGCCATATCAAAGTATCACCTAGAGCAAAGGAAATCATTGATAAGTTAGATGGAACGAACACCAATGATGAGATTATTAATGATCTCAATGCAAAAGGCATTAGCATTACAGATAAGGAATTTGATTATTTTATTAAAAAATTTCTTGTTCCTAAAAATATGATGGCCAATTCCTCTAGTAAATCTGGTGAGAAAAAAAAAAGCTACCTTTGGTTACACCTTCCGATCATTGAGTCTTCGAAGTTTCGTGGACTATATTCAATACTGAAATATCTACTCTATAGTCGATGGGTTGTACTCCCATTGCTTATCATTGTGAGTATTTGTGGAGTATTTTCGGTGATACATCTTTCAAAATATCCAACGGACATTTTCAATACCCTGAACACTATTCTTGTAATTTTTTTAGTGTATCTCTCCATGTTTATTCATGAGCTGGGGCATGCAACAGCAGCTTATAAGTACGATGTTAGCGTTGGGAAAATAGGTATCGGAATTTATTTAACCTATTTTGTGTTCTTCATTGATATGACAAATACTTGGCGGTTAGATAAACACAAAAGAATTATCAATGATGTCAGTGGGATGTACTTTCAAGTCCTCACTACGATTCCAATATTTGTGTGTTATATGATATCACATAATATTTCTTTACTTATCGCCATTGTTCTTATTCTAATGACGTCGGCGATGAACCTTATACCATTTCTAAGAATGGACGGATACTGGTTGTTGTCGGATTATCTAAATGTTCAAAATATTCAGGTTAAGGCATTTAAATCAATCAAAGAGATGGCTGTAGAAATAATAAATGCAAAGAGAGCAAGAAAAATGGATGAACACTATTCGATCAGTAAATCTGTATATGTGTATGGTATTTACAGTAGTGTATATGTACTTACTACATGTTTGATTATCCTGTCACTTCTGTATTCTGTCATAGGGTTAATTCATAATCATGATTTGTTAATTAACAAATTTATATCCTTACAGCAAAATATAATACATGGAAATATATCTAATGTTTTAGTTGATCTAAATAACCTATTTATTCTGTTTATACCGGTGATTTTTGTTGTTAGCCTGTTAGCATCCTTCTTTAAAAGACTGTACCTCACTTTGAAAATTAAAGGAGGCTTGAAGGCATAA
- a CDS encoding ABC transporter ATP-binding protein has product MIECVNVKKDFSTDKNVQHVLKGIDLTIEQGDFITIMGKSGSGKTSFLNCISLLTEVTEGQIIVEGRPIDTKNRKEIEQIRQDYIGLVFQNSNLIPCLSPLENLIIAIHENLSYANKKSRAMEMLERVGLTSKHSHKTPTLSGGEMQRVAIARALINNPKMILCDEPTGALDATTGKSIMDFLLEMSASYNSALVIVTHDHSIGSLGKRQYLMNEGLLNEI; this is encoded by the coding sequence ATGATTGAGTGTGTAAATGTTAAAAAAGATTTTAGCACTGATAAAAATGTGCAGCACGTTCTAAAGGGAATAGATTTAACCATTGAGCAAGGCGACTTCATCACCATAATGGGGAAATCGGGAAGTGGAAAAACGAGTTTTTTAAATTGTATTTCACTGTTAACGGAGGTAACAGAGGGTCAAATAATCGTTGAGGGTAGACCTATTGATACCAAGAATAGAAAAGAGATTGAACAGATCAGACAAGATTACATTGGACTTGTATTTCAAAATTCAAATCTAATTCCCTGTTTGTCACCATTAGAAAATTTGATTATTGCTATTCATGAAAATTTATCATATGCAAACAAAAAGAGTCGTGCAATGGAAATGCTAGAAAGAGTGGGATTAACAAGCAAACATAGTCATAAGACACCAACACTTTCTGGTGGGGAAATGCAAAGAGTCGCCATTGCGAGGGCCTTAATTAATAATCCCAAGATGATTCTATGTGATGAACCAACAGGAGCTTTAGACGCTACCACTGGTAAGAGCATAATGGACTTCCTTCTAGAAATGAGTGCTTCTTATAACAGTGCATTAGTGATAGTTACTCATGATCATTCCATTGGAAGTCTGGGTAAACGACAATATTTAATGAATGAGGGGTTGTTAAATGAAATATAG
- a CDS encoding ABC transporter permease: MKYRELFKLYNLKNLNQNKWSMFFIALSIVITMTVSLILPQIRMSKQEYINQAMQESNPADLVVTQSFPSKSFDKAISAYKQEGIQTSVVHSAPVYLENENNKMMLYLLSGYENLSEDEVVISEGLVNKQHLNVGDTIQLIGIKEQDKALKITRIEYLPIDVVDDAQVSGYIKTKNLESSYHSDAGLVFISGKSGELLKKELQTMESGYKYKTIEDRRNELFSDLDKQIMALNLISTVGYLLAIAVLISGITMLIVRSQKDIATLMLIPIKMKDIIKAMKLEINILIFTPLILSVIFSIPLAKMILAAEDISVNYTAAYMINILKFVVFNIFVFLLYRNVALKYMVNLDPVLIVKGDHGLPKRNRLRNFGIILSLPVVFSVYAVLLGSGTSMASNFILLITLCAIFIGILLLIELITRLPVWKYHRSTLYTFKEIKKNKLVFVIGILNLTMMLWFILIGFGLANTLKESVDVGYEQSLPYNYLMKTSDEEALNKVLVNSSDIKTFTIMHYMDAKIENDKVSNKQVRINEIDQKNYTSKFKITEGQDVFEGNPREILISKAYADAYKINIGNTLEITNEKKTENYRVKGTYDSAGINNNWILKASENQYSDTIYLVRAIDDGFLNEVKDSYIANMNVVGDYLLSKMDSFLTSFKYICFLFIMAAVIFNVNLLSLMNDLNRKEYAIIRSLGIGKKILVKQYVIKAIISIICSLTMSLVLFSVVISVAVSAMSNGNVVIDGSMYVFIILISVFFVLIGNIFLNSRENNDLEVIRE; the protein is encoded by the coding sequence ATGAAATATAGAGAATTATTCAAACTCTATAATCTTAAAAACCTAAACCAAAATAAATGGTCAATGTTTTTTATAGCCCTTTCAATCGTAATTACAATGACCGTTTCACTTATTTTGCCTCAAATAAGAATGAGTAAGCAGGAATACATTAATCAGGCTATGCAAGAATCTAATCCTGCTGATCTTGTAGTCACACAATCTTTTCCTTCTAAGAGTTTTGATAAAGCTATTAGCGCATATAAACAGGAAGGTATTCAAACCTCCGTTGTTCATTCAGCACCTGTCTATCTTGAAAATGAAAATAACAAAATGATGCTTTATCTTCTATCAGGTTACGAAAATTTATCCGAGGATGAGGTTGTAATCTCTGAAGGATTGGTCAACAAGCAGCATTTAAATGTAGGAGATACAATCCAACTAATAGGAATTAAGGAACAAGACAAAGCTTTAAAGATCACAAGAATAGAATATCTTCCTATTGATGTTGTGGATGATGCCCAGGTTTCTGGTTATATAAAGACTAAAAATTTAGAGTCCTCCTATCATTCTGACGCTGGATTAGTATTTATTTCTGGTAAATCCGGAGAGTTATTGAAAAAAGAACTGCAAACCATGGAGTCTGGTTATAAATACAAAACAATTGAAGATAGAAGAAATGAATTATTCTCAGACTTAGATAAACAGATTATGGCTTTGAATTTGATTAGTACAGTGGGGTACTTATTAGCAATCGCCGTGTTGATTAGTGGGATTACGATGTTGATTGTGAGAAGCCAAAAAGATATTGCTACGTTAATGCTAATTCCTATCAAGATGAAGGACATTATTAAGGCAATGAAATTAGAGATCAATATTTTGATCTTTACCCCATTAATTTTGTCCGTTATTTTCAGTATTCCACTCGCTAAAATGATTTTAGCTGCGGAAGATATTAGTGTTAATTACACAGCCGCTTATATGATAAATATTCTTAAATTTGTAGTCTTTAATATTTTTGTATTCCTTTTGTACAGAAATGTTGCTCTAAAGTATATGGTCAATCTAGATCCTGTTCTTATTGTCAAAGGAGATCATGGTCTCCCTAAAAGGAATAGGCTAAGAAATTTTGGGATTATTCTATCTCTCCCAGTTGTCTTTTCCGTATATGCAGTTTTATTGGGTAGTGGTACATCCATGGCGAGTAACTTTATTTTATTAATTACGTTATGCGCTATTTTTATAGGGATATTACTGCTCATTGAGCTGATTACAAGACTTCCAGTATGGAAATATCATCGTAGTACCTTATATACATTTAAAGAAATCAAAAAAAATAAGCTCGTTTTTGTAATAGGGATTTTAAATTTAACCATGATGCTTTGGTTTATTTTAATAGGCTTTGGACTAGCAAATACCTTAAAGGAATCTGTTGATGTAGGATATGAACAATCCTTACCCTATAACTATTTAATGAAGACAAGTGATGAAGAGGCTCTAAATAAGGTGTTGGTCAACTCCAGTGATATAAAGACATTCACGATAATGCACTATATGGATGCAAAGATAGAAAATGATAAGGTCTCCAACAAACAAGTTCGTATCAATGAAATTGATCAAAAGAATTATACATCAAAGTTTAAAATTACCGAGGGGCAAGATGTCTTTGAAGGAAATCCAAGAGAAATACTCATTTCAAAAGCATATGCAGACGCCTATAAAATCAATATTGGAAATACCCTAGAAATTACGAACGAAAAGAAAACTGAGAATTATAGAGTAAAGGGAACATACGATTCTGCTGGTATCAATAATAATTGGATCTTGAAAGCTTCCGAAAATCAATATAGCGATACAATTTATTTGGTAAGAGCAATAGATGATGGATTCCTTAATGAAGTGAAGGATAGCTATATTGCTAACATGAATGTAGTAGGAGATTACCTGTTATCTAAAATGGATTCATTCTTAACTAGTTTTAAATATATCTGTTTTCTTTTCATCATGGCAGCAGTCATATTTAACGTTAATTTACTTAGTTTAATGAATGATCTCAATAGAAAAGAGTATGCAATCATCCGGTCTTTAGGCATAGGTAAGAAAATTCTTGTGAAGCAATATGTGATCAAAGCCATAATTAGCATAATATGTTCGCTTACGATGTCGTTGGTTCTATTTTCTGTAGTTATATCCGTTGCTGTTTCAGCCATGTCCAATGGGAATGTAGTTATTGATGGAAGTATGTATGTATTTATTATATTAATATCTGTTTTCTTTGTCCTTATAGGAAATATATTCCTTAACAGTAGGGAAAATAATGATTTAGAAGTGATTAGAGAATGA
- a CDS encoding glycosyltransferase family 39 protein, whose product MVRAIQKTLYLILACFIGLFIASSFFIRAKYNYFVYGDTPVLEKQQLGLFILGIVVVLALSVILYKICLKLNQYSWKIVIPAILLCSFSIQIVIIFLFPRLPTDDSQTVLSLALDMLYRNDYSSFDTTGYLHMFPFNFSIVVYLKTLLQLFPDNYLVIKVFNILFTLLTSLMIYLLYKELKGKSRDHDYGILVFAATYIPSLFMSNLIYNDVIATAFLTSALYFAVKFIKRKSLKDIVFAAIFLAVGNYFRSIGVIFLIAVVVSLLFNMRAIGVKKALSALFITALLFDVPSWTQNAVLQATNVVDEPINENSAPVYMWLNMGINLETFGFWDNWQSYTIYQQDANYNKAESTQLFKEEISHKLSEASLRDVVKMYYKKIVWTWTEGTYQMERYGLGNDGSSSNGGRIGFVMDRYSYTNAATDLFKGDSSYRSGLLWLLYVLNFLMYVFILVRLIGGIRAKRFEETSLILVVLGFIGFYLLWEIKSRYIYPVYPLLIVLSYMGFKDVYDYMLKRYFPR is encoded by the coding sequence ATGGTAAGGGCAATTCAAAAAACATTGTATCTCATACTGGCATGCTTCATAGGACTGTTTATCGCTTCCTCCTTTTTTATCCGGGCGAAATATAATTATTTCGTATATGGGGACACGCCAGTTTTGGAGAAGCAACAGCTGGGCCTTTTTATTCTAGGGATTGTGGTGGTGCTGGCGTTAAGCGTTATTTTGTATAAAATATGCCTGAAGCTTAATCAGTACAGTTGGAAAATCGTAATTCCAGCCATATTGCTATGTTCCTTTTCCATTCAGATCGTGATCATTTTTCTATTTCCTCGCTTGCCGACGGATGATTCGCAGACGGTGCTTTCACTGGCACTCGATATGCTGTACAGAAATGATTATTCATCTTTTGACACGACAGGTTATCTGCATATGTTCCCGTTTAACTTCTCGATTGTTGTGTACTTAAAGACGTTGCTACAGTTATTTCCGGATAATTACTTGGTGATCAAAGTATTCAATATTCTTTTTACACTGTTAACCTCGTTAATGATTTACCTGCTGTACAAAGAGCTCAAGGGTAAGTCTAGGGATCATGATTATGGCATTCTCGTGTTTGCCGCTACCTATATCCCTTCTTTGTTTATGAGTAATTTAATTTATAACGATGTGATCGCGACTGCCTTTTTGACAAGTGCTTTATATTTTGCTGTAAAATTTATCAAAAGAAAGTCCTTAAAGGATATTGTCTTCGCAGCCATCTTCCTGGCAGTCGGCAACTATTTCCGAAGTATCGGTGTTATTTTTCTGATTGCTGTGGTAGTCAGTCTATTGTTCAACATGCGTGCGATCGGGGTAAAAAAAGCTCTAAGCGCGTTGTTTATTACGGCTTTATTGTTTGATGTTCCAAGCTGGACGCAAAATGCTGTGCTGCAGGCGACGAATGTCGTAGATGAACCGATTAACGAAAATTCCGCACCGGTCTATATGTGGCTGAATATGGGGATCAATCTGGAGACGTTTGGATTCTGGGATAACTGGCAGAGCTATACGATCTATCAGCAGGATGCCAATTATAATAAGGCAGAAAGTACGCAGCTATTTAAAGAGGAAATCAGTCATAAACTCTCCGAGGCGAGCCTAAGGGACGTAGTGAAAATGTATTATAAAAAAATCGTTTGGACCTGGACAGAAGGAACATACCAGATGGAACGATATGGACTTGGGAATGATGGATCATCCAGTAACGGTGGAAGAATAGGCTTTGTCATGGACCGTTATAGCTACACTAATGCTGCTACGGATCTATTTAAGGGGGATTCGAGCTACCGCAGCGGGCTGCTGTGGTTGTTGTATGTCCTGAATTTTCTGATGTATGTTTTTATACTCGTTCGCTTAATCGGTGGAATAAGAGCCAAAAGATTTGAAGAGACCTCTTTGATTCTTGTGGTGTTGGGCTTTATCGGATTTTATCTACTATGGGAGATTAAGTCTCGATATATTTACCCGGTATATCCGCTGCTGATCGTGTTATCCTATATGGGTTTTAAAGATGTATATGATTATATGTTAAAAAGATA